CACCATAGAGGGCGCGCTTAGCACGCTTTTTCAACCACTATATtctagaggcaaatattgtactttttattccactactgCCAGCTTTAGACACTTTTCAGGTTAAGATTTAACAAGTAAAATATGatgaatttaaaattattatgcatgtttataaattaaaccacattaaagtatttaaagtaGTTTAAATAAGCCCTACCCAGGCAACAGtacatgctgcttacataaatgcatcaaaaataataacacaataataaaattggaattaataaaacaatctgagtgggtcaatTCTACATAATAATGAAtgctttaacttttgatactttaagcacattttgaggctgatacttttgtacttttactgaagtcagttttgaatgcaggacttttacttgtagtggagtcatttcatggtgtggtattagtacttttacttctctaagggatctgaatacttcgtCCACCACTGACAGCGACTCTACTGCAGCTCTGCCTGGTGTCACAGTCAAGAAAACGGCcaggccagttaaaaaaaataaatcctcaCCAGTCAAAAGCCGTCTGCCGTTTGGAGTGGTTGACCATGGCAACAGGGTCTCCAGGTACAACGGGTACGCTCGGCCCTCGACTCTGCCCGACTCCGTCATGGAAAGAAGAGGAGTTGTCTGGTCTTGGGGAGGGGACTGAGGGCACAGGGAGGAGAGAAAATGATGAAAAGTTGATCTCTGGAGATTTTACTGAAGAGTAAACATGGTCTGGCTTCCATGTTATTCATCTGTTTTGTATATTCAGAGAGTCttactgcaattttttatttttttgtcgcATTCAAATTTTATAAAAATCCCCCGTGTCTTACAACTGCAGTGCTTATTCAAAGCGTGCCTGTTTGAGTATACACTTCATTTGTTAACAGCTTTCTTTTTGGGACCAGACTATTTCTGTGAATAAAAGCATTTATTGTTAAAGTTACATTTCTGATGCTTGAGTTTGCTGCAGAGAGAGCGAGTTGTTCCCAGCATGCTGTTCAGTGTTGTTACAGCTTAGAGCAGTCCCCCCTCAACGCAAAACACTACTAATAAACTATGAATAAATATGTTCTGCAGATCTCGAGAGCTCGCACCTGCTACTAAAGACAGAAATAGAGACAGAGACGGACTCCTTCCATTTGAGCTAAAtgaatgtttttctgtttaattgTAAAACATAATGCAAAAGCAAGTACAGGGTCTAAAACTTGGGGCCTAAAACTGAATATTCTGTCAGAAAAAAATTGAGTCAAACTGAATCTGACTTCATGTCATTTGACAACATGTCCATATACTGGAGAAAAAtacactaataaaaaaaataataagccCAGAAAAACAAGCATTAAGATTGGTTTTGGGAAGTATGTTAAAGAGGGTTTTCCCTTTAAATTTTCCTTTAGTCCTTTATATGGGTCCTTTGTTTTTTGTCCAGCTTGGTTTATGTGTGTCTGCTTTCTGTCCCAAGTGTCTGCCGTTTTTAAtgcaacatattttattttattattttaaaatcctaTTAATCAGTGCCTTTTAATGTTgccttgtatttcttttaattgtCTAATTATGTAAAGCACAATCTTGTTGAAaggtgctgcacaaacaatgcCTAAATAATTAACTCCTTCTACCTCTGTAGAAGCTGCCGACTCTCCGAGGCATGGACTCAGTGAAGATCATCCGGTTCTCCTTGGAGGAACCTCCGTCCTCAACATGAGGGTCATGATACATGCCGacctgagaaacacacacatcggacacaaaaatacacacatggacacaggaCCAAAGAAAGTTCATCAGTTTCTTCATATTTGTGACTGATGATCTCATCTAATctaatttctttgtttgttaGCTATCACATTCTTTGCTGGCTCACATCACAAGACAACTGGGACAATCTTAGAGCTTTTTTAGTGAGGTTACATTTATACCAGCGACAGCGTGCAGTGAAGCTGTTGACCTGagtagaaacataaaaaagctatGGAAACCAGCGCTCAGAAGAGCTACTGTCTGTGTTTGGTGAACTGTTATGGGGTCGGACCTCGTTTTTAGAGCGCTGTGTATGAAAAGCAGCAGTGTTGTCCCTCGTAGAGTCTTTGATGGGGGCACAAGGGTGGCTCATGTCTTTAGGGGACTGCTCACTCTGTTGAGAAGACGGACAGGCGCAGGTCAAAGCAGACTGGCAAAGCAGCATGAAGCAGTGGCAATGATAATGTGAGACAGTGACAGTCCCTGCACACACTCATGAAATAACATTTCCAACACACGCGTTAAAGAAGAGACTCACCCTTAGACACTCATGCATGTAAGGAAATGGGATTTTTCCCCCCCCTTAATCTTTCTCTATTCACTTTCATTACTTCCTAGTAAATGGCATTAATCTGTTTTGTTCAGATGTAGGTTTTAATGTATCAGTTGGAGAGTGATGGTGGAACAGATTTATCTATACTTCTTTAGAAAAGCTCAACAGTAAGGGTATTAAAGGtattaaagtttttaatttaGGTCCCTAACTTATGTTtggtattttattaaataatcaGGAGTATTTATATAGTGTTGCTTTGTGGCTCCTGAGCTCTTGGAATAAGTGTTTGATTTatgcatttgtgtttattttgtagtGGTACGTCTCAGAGCgcgacagatatatcggttgatattatcggccgatattggccgGTCAAAGGCCAATCGAtatcagtgtatatgctgtctggtACCGCGGtgccgttatgaaaactttttttacacaatatataatgcagagaacattgcttggtgtgatttagaaatggtgtcagctattaatcaatcaattcaatcatttttaaataatcaacaattgactgacactgaacagtaatgatgtatattcagttatatttactttattcttatttattcttctttagcctatttattctttatttcctcagttatcatttatagaattggctgacaatgtaatacattgtttgtataatctATAATCatgataaataatattttataaagtttattggATGGAAAATTAGCTCTCTGGGTgcctttgcagagtggtgaaaaactGGTGCGCAATCCACATAAAGgaggtctatttttatttcagctcaAAAAAGGACTGTATCGGCCGCCATATTGCTTATTGATGAATTTTCTCCTCtcaaatcagtatcggcatcggcctccAAAATCCTATATCTGTCTttcatgtgtctgtttgttttttttattgtgctttcaGAAGTTATTTTGGATTCTGTGGATTTTCCGTCTCAGGTCCTGTTATAATGgaacctttttacagtgtaagtgtCGGTATTTCAGGGTGAATGTTTCCTTTAACTACCATGGCACTAACAGGACTGTCTGCCACTAACCCTCGTCATGTCGTCGGTGCAGTCCTCTCTGGAGGAGCTCACTGAGTGTCCGGTGAGGGTGGTCCGGTGCTGCAGCTGGGGGGACAAGAGCTGCAGGCTACTGGCACGTGTCGGTATCGCCTGCCCCGGTGGAGGCAAGCCCTGCATCCCACTCTCGATCCCGTGTGGTCGGTGGCGCTCCCTCCGCACGTACATAGAGTGGCGTTGGGGCCGTTGCTGAGAGGAGAAGGGGGAGGTGTAGCCCAGGCCGTAATGATAAGACTCGTGTGGGGAAGGCAAAGTGTGAGTGGAGGGCATCCCCCCCGGGTCTAAGAGCTCCGGAGCACCGGCCTCCTCTGGAGCGAAGAGATCAAAGTCATTAGATCCTCaagtaatgattattttcacgattgattatttttattgataaaCTGTGAAAAGTCAGGGTTAATACAGGAAAACACAGGGCAGCACCCAGTCTATTTTTTAGTATATTACTTGCCAATATTTACATGTCCTATTGTAATATTTAAGTCACATTTCTATAAACCTCGTATCATGTAGAGGACTTGATTGTGAGTGACTTGAATTAAGACGACTGAACCTTAACTTGTGCTTCTACCAGCTTACCCTCCTTGAGTGATTTTAAGTCAAAAGATCTGGTATTTTCACACAAACATCctgtaaaaactgaaatgtgTTGTTCCACCTGCTTTTAAACTAGCTGAAGAACATTTGCTGTAATAGAGCTGTCTCTGGTGAAAAGTTCAATAACATTTGGCGATCATTGGCAAGGTTTGGATGAAGACATGGGCTCTAAAACCcttctgatttttttctgtctggaaTATAGACATAAAAGGCAATATGATTGTTGGTTGGctttctgtttttgtaatttctctCTATTTGTGAGGTGTGGGGACCTAGTGTTTGATGCACTGGATATAAATACTTTAAGACCttcaaaaatattgaaaaaaagggTGCTTGAAGCAAATTTCCATTCTTTATTCTGTACACGATGAAGTTGTATCCTGAATACAAATTTGACTCTCAAACGTACCTGGTGCCAGAGGTTTATGTCTGGATTTGTGTCTGGATGAGGAGTCCAACGTGCTGCTCTCCATGCGGACATTACCGCTGCTACGAGAGGCGGGGCTGTGGCCGGATCGATCGCTGTGTCGAGCCGAGGGGCTGCCGGGAGGCCCCTGGGGACCCGAGGGGGCGTTGAGGTCTAAACAGCTGGCAGGGAAGAAGCGGGCCCCTGGTCCCACTCCTGCCGTGGTGTTGGCGTTTGGGTCATCAGGATGGAGTCGACCGTCGCTGAGGTTCCCGACAGATTTGGCGTCACTCAGCGCGCTGTGGCTCTTTGACAGGCTGAGATAAGAGGCTGAACTCTTCGAAGAGGAGGACATGGATCCGTGGGCAGAGTCGGCCATACTGTGGGCGTGTCTGCCATGTTGCTTCTCCGCTCCAGACTGCAGTGTGTTGGTCTTGCCTTCCAGGAAGGTGTGGCGgctggcctgctgctgctgctgctgctgctgttgctgctgctgctgagagcGAGACGAGCTGGGTTTGCTGTGGCCGTACTTTGCCCCGTGCCCCTGGTCGGACAGCTTTGGGGACGGTCCCAAGTTGAAATCGAACTCTGTCTTGCCTTTGACTTCTTTGGGGCTGAGAAGGTGCGGCAGGTTGTTGTTAGCCAGGTCTTTGTTGGATGAGGCGGAGCGATTGAGGGTCTGGGACATGTACTGGGCTTTGGGGTGGAGCGTGGGACTCAAACTGGACGGGTTTGGTTTGTTACCGTTGAGGAAACTCTTGTTGCTGAGGTGGTGGAGGTCCCCATGTCGAGGGAGGCTGGAACACTCTTTGCTGTTCGAGCGACGGCTCGTACTCTTCGTGTGACTCCTGCAGGGACAGATAACACTTGAGTTTTATTATACTTCATCTTACAGTCCAAATCTTTGTGAACGTTGCAcgaagctgcaaaaaaaaaattccctcaAGTCTTATTCCAACAATCCCACTGCTGCTTTAACTGTTCAGTCTCTCCACCAAAAAAACTTAACGTGGTTTAcgatagaaataataataataataataaaaaaaagtcagaactaAAACTTTGAGCTACTTTGAATCAAATGCAACCTAAAAactcacattattttttattttaaaaatcctgatgacaacaacaaaaatagctcataagagtttaatttaagagctgatatcaatcAACAATATTTTTTGACTGTATTTCCAGACTCATATATGTAGTGAAGACTAAGAAGGAATttaataaaaactatttaataAATCAAACTGTGAAATAATTTCATGGGAAGaggtaaataatattttattccaactttatgggtgactgtgtacaaaaaaaaaatcttattctaTGAGacatttatgtgattttagtttgtCATAATTGCACATGAATTCTTGAGTTATTAAGttataattaaaacagaatttggggaaaaataaacagatttcaaaGAGGTTCAAAAGATCCCAGCTTGGGTTGCATGATAAGTTGACAtaataaagagatttttttaatacttttacacaaaaagtttggacacaccttctcattcaatggttttaattttaattttaattattttcaacattgtagattattACTGAAGACatactatgaaagaacacatacggaattatgtagtaaataaggaaaaagtgttaaacaaaccagaatatgttttatattttagattcttcataGTATCCACCTCTTGCTGTGctgacagctttgcacacttcagttatttttattttattatcagttTCATGAGCTGGTCACAtggaatgttttttaattaacaggTGTGCCTTTAATTTGTTgaatttcttgccttcttaatCTGTTTGATACCATCAAAGCAGAACTtggctactttgaagaatctaaaataaaaacacatgttcgacatgtttttgtttaccacataattccatatgtgtttcaTCATAGCTcagattaaaaatatttatctacaatgttgaaaataatagaaaataaataaaaaacacagaatgaagaggtgtttccaaacttttgactggtagtgtatatcaTCCAGCCTCAGTCCCAGAGTTgatgaagtgaaataaaaaaataatctgaccTGGTGGGGACTGTGTTCTCTCCATGATGGTGTGTTTTCCTCTTGGAGGAGCGTGGCGGGTTGGGAGACGCAGGAGGaggcctctctctctccgcctGCCTCAGAGGCTGGAAGGCCGGATGGTTCAGACTCTGCTCCGTCAGATAACGCTCAGTGGGGTTTAGCAGCAACAAGTTCTGATGAGAAAAAACATGTGTTTATCAATACAAATACTGGtgtatctcaatacattagaatatgatggaaaagtccatttccagaagttcaagtcaaatagccccaaccaaatattgagtcatatagatggacatacttttcagaggccaacatttccatattaaacatactttttaaaatacaacttttgtaatattcaattttttttgagacactgaatttgaggtcttaattaaatgtaagccataatcattataattagaggaaattaaataaattaagatatgaaatgttaaattctgtgtgtaatggatctatataatgtgttatttccacttttagaATTGAATAAATGACATAAGTAAACTTTtgtatgatattctaatttattgagatgcacctgtaatcaTTTCTGACAAAGGTTGACAGTAATATAAGTGGATAGATGCATCATGTCCTTTTACCTTCATCAGATCCAACATCAAACCAGACAAGATGCCTTGGTACCTTCTCTCCAAAGTCTGAGGATGAGTAACTGAGggaaactgacacacacacacacacacacacacacacacacacactggatcaaattcatatcaaaacaaaaaaatgtgtacattgaaAATTAGGATTTCCAACATACAATAGATGTTCCTGCCAGCATAAAAACTAGCTCTCAGTTCAAATCACACAGAAATCTATCACTGGATCACACTAAACAAACGaccaaatcacacacacacacacgcttgcaCACAAAGTCTTCGGCCTTCTGGGACATTTTCTCTTGCTGCTAAACTGAACACCAACCACCTATCTCATGAGTCATAGCAATCCACTCAGTCATGGTGCTGGGAACACTGccacaagagagagagagagagagagagagagagagagagagagagagagagagagagagagagagagagagagagagagagagaggagactgagctggagagagaaggaaaggaggtacgaaacagggaggaggaggaagaggaggaggagaaagaagaagaagaagaagaagcacaaTAGAAAGGATGAAAGAGAAATGTTTCCTACCCTGATTCCATGAAAGCGAGGGTTGTTGTAGAAGAGTTTCATCTGCTCTGCAGGAAGTGGCCCCAAAACCTTCTGAATGGTGAAGAGCTGGAGGGAGATAAATGAAGCATAGTTTCAACAGTGTGACAGTAGATTTAATGCTAAAGTCTTTCATTTTATCAATATTGAGCAGCAGAGTTAATTCTTGACATTGGAAACAGCAGTTCACAAAATAACGCAATTTAGAGGTGAAGCTGCTGTGTCCAAGGTCAACAATGACCCTTTAGGCTGACGTTGGACAAGAAATCCACAAGGAAATAAGAAATTTGAACTTCTAATGTACATTTCCATGAAAACTGGGCAAACTGTATGTGCTTATGCAGATCATGTGACTCGATACAACAGCCACTGATTAGTAGAGCAATCCTCTTCTGTAACTGGCAATGAAAGGACTGCTATTTTTAtagccaggtaggagaaaaaaataattaggaggattttttttccattatgcatttcgagaaaaaagtctaaataacgagaataaagtAAACGTTTTCgataaagttggaaagatattcacagatttgtaACATTTGATACATTTgtaatgtattgtattattatataatacattttatttcaactttattctcaacattgtaattcaacttttttcttgacatttcaacattagcaattaaaaaaaactataagaGGAACCCCCCTATTTCGGTCACGCACGACAGGCAGAGCCcacccacgtgtctctacgaccttccaatcaaaagttagaatttttcgcTTACAGGGAATTCCCAATTACCCCTTTTACCCTatcacctaaccctaaccctacgaATTAGCTTTCTCGAGTTATTCAAGAAAGTCTCACTTTGGATATgacacttagtaaaattttcaccttttacatgtattgctttggggatttttgacacgcccttaactcaacaacggtacctcccacaagtgtCCAATtagtgtctaccccccctatttcggccacgcccgacACGTATAGCCCACCctccttcctatcaaaagtaagaataaaaaaaccccGGAAATTTCCGatttccgtttttggccaatatttCTGGAACCGTAGGTGGTAGAGACTTGAAAGTGGATGGCGTgtgacctaatttggggtcgctgaacacgccagatgTGAAATCAAATTTCTATGACTTAccgttcaggaaatatggtcatttaaaatttttattgttgacacgCCCATAACTTTGTGAAAAATTACAAATCTTCACAGAGGAGAAGTGAAGATCTACAAATGCTGTTTCACTGTAGATTCATTTTAACTAACGGACCACTTGTTTCATTACCAACCTGATCTATCTCACTCTCCCCTGGAAACAAGGGCTGCCCGTCACTCAGCTCCCCGAGGATACACCCCACTGACCACATGTCCACCGCCTTCCCATAGGGAGccctgagagggagagagaagataATATTTCGATGATTACGAGGCTGGTGATGATGTTATTATGTGGTGCAGTAAAACAAAAAGATGGATGCTGCGTTTCTGATGGAGACGCTCATAAAGAAGATGGTCATTTCTGAGAGAACGGAGCTGAGGAGTCTGGTGAGAAATGGCGAGAGATCTGGCAGCAGAGAAGCAGAGGAGCGGTGGTGTTGGAGGGAGAGAGTATTTGAGTGGGCGGCATTCAAACGGCGTCTCAATAAATGTTCCAGGGCATTTACTAAATCAGGCTACAGCAGTGAGGCTAGATGACGTTCAGCTGTCTCCAAGCTAGAATGGACATTCAATGcagcaaaaaagataaaaaacaacaatataaggaacaaaaacaactgcaaaTCAGACATTTGGGCTCAGGTACGGAGAGTGCACGATGGTTCGTGTCTCAATGTTGAAGCAGGTGAATCATCGCCTCTTTTTGGGGCAAAGAATAACATCTGTCTCCCCTGCCGTCTGATGAAAAAGGTGaagacagaaaatacacaagacacaaaaataatatggatataaaacataataataaagaaaacaaaatgaatagaaGAAAAGTAACGCAATAGTATAGAGCtgggagatgtttttttttatgtgacttgACCTCCACATTaacaattatattatttatattatatacatcaCTATGAAGTGTAGTGGTAGCaaatcatctgatgtcaaaatcatgtcagagaagagatgagaagatttgttttgaaacaaaattttgaactgagccatgtttgttttgaaaaagctgactcttcagaatgaaacagatcactcaagatcaacacacacacattatatatatatatatatatatatatatatatatatatatatatatatatatatatatatatatatatatatatttgcatttcTACTGGAgctgaaactgaaaataaatatattggcagctattttgataattatcAAGTAAACTTGACTTTAGTAgtgcaacagaaaaaaacagaaataacacaagatgaaaacacacacacacaaggcatttaaataatgcatattaaaaagtaaaaacataagtaaataaaaagtaaaaaaaagtaaattaaataaaaaatacatttttactaaaaaagaactaaataatatttagtgtttttcaggtAAACTGAAGTATTAAGCCTCTgtagaaaatagtgaaaattctctttttcttaagatcaataaataataataattcaaaaaaagttgaaaacagGGCTGTTTCTTTACCTAATAAAAGTTGATATTTTAAAGATGATTTCACAAAACAGggacaatataataataataataataataataataataacaataataataataataattattattattataaattatttgtacctatataaaatgtatgtttgtattattcattcattcattcattcattaccattaaccgcttatccgcaatcgggtcgcgggggctggagccgatcccagctgtcattgggcgagaggcggggtacaccctggacaggacgccagactatcgcagggctgacacatagagacagacaatcacactctcattcacacctacgggcaatttagagtccccaattaaacctaagtgcatgtttttggactgtgggaggaagccggagtacccggtgggaacccacgctgacacggggagaacatgcaaactccacacagaagagccgcaggcgggaggcgaaccgccGACCCTctaccactacaccaccgtgtagcctgTTTGTattatgtataaaataaatatttattaaaaataaggtCAGCAGATATACGGCACatggacaaaaacaaattaaagaaatataaaaagaataataaatatcaaaggtagaaacaataaaaactaaaagaaataaaaaagaaatgacaacCATAATATGTGTTATAATAAATAGATTAGGTAAAAACCAGAGCATAGAAATGGGCCTTGAGCTGCTGACACATTAGATATGACTGGACACAGAACTGTGAAGCTGTACTGAAGGTGAGCTGATGAATTAGGAATGACAGCTGAGAGCAGAGAAGTCGTTTTCCTGCATAATGTTATTATTGTAActtaagctgctgctgctcgctTCTCTGAAGACTTCCTGTAACTCCGCCATGGACGCCTGAAGGTTTGTTGAACGCAGAACTGCTATTGttatacagggttcgtacactttttcagtggtcaaattcaagcacttttcaaggactttcaaggtccattttcaagctttttcagtacctttcaacggttgtaaatgtcatgttttagatgagtacttcgatactaaaaggggtaatttcacttaaccataccaccagcaatgatattacacttttaacaacaaaaagtaGTTtgttaatctcataaaacatactggtatgggaatgtaggggctaggagcaaaagtaagctcacaaaaatcatcaagtggcagctggtggaactataCACTACCCAAACTTGGAGGAAAGCCCCACAAATAGGCctacttcaggagccctcacatcccctaggaattagaaaaactcccttcagtaagaagatacagggtagagcagGTGAGACGCAGGCAGAGCGGTCTTCATTTTAGATTCATTTcatattcagtttatatattttttccattgaaaatgtggaTATCTAtggtcagattgcaagagaaatacagtaagaatttcaagcatttacaaggattcaaaccttgaaattcaacattaaaattcaagcattttcagaCAGTTGTTTGTCAAACAACTTATACTATCTCATACTAGAGGTGCACTTATCCACAATGCCAGTTTATTTTAGACTAGGGTTGCAAATCTCCAGGAGTTGGAAACTTTACATAGgaataaaaacaggaatttatggaGAATTTATGGGAAATAACTGCATTTAAATAGAAATTTAGGGGCTATTTGCTCTGGTtgtatgtatattgtatgtAGGT
The Centropristis striata isolate RG_2023a ecotype Rhode Island chromosome 2, C.striata_1.0, whole genome shotgun sequence DNA segment above includes these coding regions:
- the cdkl5 gene encoding cyclin-dependent kinase-like 5, which encodes MNKFEVLGIVGEGAYGVVLKCRHKETNELVAIKKFKDSEENEEVKETTLRELKMLRTLKQDNIVELKEAFRRRGKLYLVFEYVERNMLELLEELPNGAPPDKVRSYIYQLIKAINWCHTNEIVHRDIKPENLLISSEDVLKLCDFGFARNLSEGTDANYTEYVATRWYRSPELLLGAPYGKAVDMWSVGCILGELSDGQPLFPGESEIDQLFTIQKVLGPLPAEQMKLFYNNPRFHGIRFPSVTHPQTLERRYQGILSGLMLDLMKNLLLLNPTERYLTEQSLNHPAFQPLRQAERERPPPASPNPPRSSKRKTHHHGENTVPTRSHTKSTSRRSNSKECSSLPRHGDLHHLSNKSFLNGNKPNPSSLSPTLHPKAQYMSQTLNRSASSNKDLANNNLPHLLSPKEVKGKTEFDFNLGPSPKLSDQGHGAKYGHSKPSSSRSQQQQQQQQQQQQQASRHTFLEGKTNTLQSGAEKQHGRHAHSMADSAHGSMSSSSKSSASYLSLSKSHSALSDAKSVGNLSDGRLHPDDPNANTTAGVGPGARFFPASCLDLNAPSGPQGPPGSPSARHSDRSGHSPASRSSGNVRMESSTLDSSSRHKSRHKPLAPEEAGAPELLDPGGMPSTHTLPSPHESYHYGLGYTSPFSSQQRPQRHSMYVRRERHRPHGIESGMQGLPPPGQAIPTRASSLQLLSPQLQHRTTLTGHSVSSSREDCTDDMTRSEQSPKDMSHPCAPIKDSTRDNTAAFHTQRSKNEVGMYHDPHVEDGGSSKENRMIFTESMPRRVGSFYRVPSPRPDNSSSFHDGVGQSRGPSVPVVPGDPVAMVNHSKRQTAFDWTAAEAMVMNPPEPAKEKEKQGFFRAMKKKKKKTQITDMEDGRNPSIKKSLFPLFSSKNSLKHNSAVKVLPVVASPMVQHQPTAPYPASPVPGNGQEHLSLQRSSKSSSHHGSRRKNRERSRDRDREREQSRDRDRDRERERERERERERERERERERGRERERVNDWPPDKPVDSHSQSQPLKSLRRLLHLSPSSSNQGQPPPPPPPDLRFQAPLPNPPQPSSKTGYSEGRGHAESRGHSGVSSSSQAKSRKPSYPLPGQIESSWHVSALQRAEGAQFTPEQLGIKPGQNGPTFTRASRTRMPNLNDLKETAL